Proteins encoded in a region of the Dehalococcoidia bacterium genome:
- a CDS encoding alkyl hydroperoxide reductase, translated as MQYNQNLRFPTHVLTDFDNDRLFISDTGHNRIIVASLDGEIQTLIGNGIEGMSDGSFETAQFSQPQGLVQLGEILFAADTTNHLIRMIDLEFSNVDTIAGTGFPAGGRVDGGPALEIDLESPWDMTLIGRDLYISMNGRSQIWTYSLDSGVIQAVVGQGVQGFKDGAPEEALLLDPSAIASDEDGVIYFLDTVASAVRCADLTTSHAVWTILGNAKFDSGDIDGAMPEARLRMPQGVTENGGVLYISDTHNHKIRRIGLTTEGVSTIAGVKQKGFRDGNFADARFNEPRGISIAGDKIFVADTKNNAVRVLDVTNQVVTTLNVDF; from the coding sequence ATGCAATATAACCAGAATCTTCGATTTCCCACACATGTGTTAACAGACTTCGATAATGATCGATTGTTTATTTCTGACACAGGGCATAACCGAATAATTGTAGCTAGCCTTGATGGTGAGATCCAGACACTCATTGGGAACGGAATTGAAGGAATGTCTGATGGTTCTTTTGAGACAGCACAATTCAGTCAACCACAAGGACTTGTCCAGCTTGGAGAAATTCTTTTTGCGGCTGATACAACTAATCATTTGATCCGTATGATCGATCTTGAATTTTCGAATGTGGACACAATAGCGGGAACTGGCTTTCCAGCGGGAGGAAGGGTTGATGGCGGCCCAGCATTAGAGATCGACTTGGAATCACCATGGGACATGACTTTGATAGGTAGAGATTTGTACATTTCAATGAATGGGAGGTCCCAAATTTGGACATATAGCCTAGACAGCGGTGTGATTCAGGCAGTTGTAGGACAAGGAGTACAAGGATTTAAGGATGGTGCGCCAGAAGAAGCATTGCTTCTAGACCCTAGTGCAATTGCCTCAGACGAAGATGGAGTGATTTATTTCTTAGATACCGTTGCTAGTGCAGTTCGTTGCGCTGATCTGACCACATCTCATGCAGTTTGGACAATATTGGGCAATGCTAAATTCGATTCGGGGGACATTGACGGTGCGATGCCGGAGGCAAGGTTAAGAATGCCTCAGGGAGTTACTGAAAATGGAGGAGTACTCTACATTTCGGATACTCACAATCACAAGATTAGGCGCATTGGTTTAACCACTGAAGGAGTGAGCACAATTGCAGGGGTGAAACAAAAAGGATTTAGGGATGGTAATTTTGCTGATGCAAGATTTAACGAGCCGAGAGGGATATCGATAGCAGGAGATAAAATATTTGTTGCTGATACAAAGAATAATGCCGTGCGCGTCTTAGATGTAACTAATCAGGTTGTTACCACCTTAAATGTCGATTTTTAA
- a CDS encoding GTP-binding protein, protein MAKQKFERNKPHLNVGTIGHVDHGKTTLTAAITKVLATAGTGSFRAFDSIDSAPEEKARGVTINISHVEYESETRHYAHVDCPGHADYIKNMITGAAQMDGAILVVSAPDGPMPQTREHILLARQVEVPKIVVALNKCDMMDDEELLELVELEIRELLSKYNFPGDDTPIVRLSALGALESTSTDASAPEYAGVLELVKQIDEYIEVPERPRDGDFLMPVEDVFSIKGRGTVVTGRVERGTIHPGDEVEIVGV, encoded by the coding sequence ATGGCGAAGCAAAAGTTTGAACGGAATAAGCCCCACCTTAATGTAGGTACTATTGGTCACGTCGACCATGGGAAAACGACATTGACCGCTGCTATCACTAAGGTGCTTGCCACAGCGGGGACAGGTTCTTTTCGTGCGTTCGATTCGATCGACAGCGCACCTGAAGAAAAAGCACGTGGTGTAACAATTAATATTTCTCATGTTGAGTATGAATCGGAAACTCGACATTATGCTCACGTGGATTGCCCTGGTCACGCTGACTATATTAAAAATATGATTACAGGTGCTGCACAGATGGATGGTGCGATACTTGTAGTTTCTGCCCCAGATGGTCCAATGCCTCAGACTCGTGAGCACATATTGCTTGCTCGACAGGTTGAAGTGCCTAAGATCGTCGTAGCACTAAATAAGTGTGACATGATGGACGATGAAGAGTTGCTTGAGCTGGTTGAATTAGAAATACGTGAGCTTCTGAGCAAGTATAATTTCCCTGGAGATGACACTCCGATTGTTCGGTTGAGCGCACTTGGTGCTCTTGAGTCAACCAGTACAGATGCTTCCGCTCCTGAATACGCTGGTGTTCTCGAATTAGTAAAGCAAATTGACGAATATATTGAGGTTCCTGAACGCCCACGCGATGGTGATTTCTTGATGCCTGTTGAGGACGTTTTCTCAATCAAGGGTCGAGGTACTGTTGTTACTGGACGTGTAGAGCGAGGAACCATTCATCCAGGAGATGAAGTTGAGATAGTGGGTGTCAA